In Dyadobacter subterraneus, a single genomic region encodes these proteins:
- a CDS encoding DUF5681 domain-containing protein → MGQIDNLKNFEKGKSGNPNGRPKGSKNRSTSLKKMLALKAQIINPASENGEIMKGTLEDKVAAAIVQKALSGNLMAFREIMDCVYGKIPLIVKDPGETEDLNKGKSTPFTIMNPVTNNIETFDIGGADE, encoded by the coding sequence ATGGGTCAAATAGATAATTTAAAAAACTTTGAAAAGGGTAAGTCTGGGAATCCAAACGGAAGGCCTAAAGGGTCTAAAAACCGTTCTACTTCTTTAAAAAAGATGTTGGCTTTAAAGGCTCAAATCATTAATCCAGCCAGTGAAAACGGTGAGATAATGAAAGGTACTTTGGAGGATAAGGTGGCGGCGGCAATAGTACAAAAAGCATTGTCAGGTAATTTGATGGCGTTTAGGGAAATTATGGATTGTGTTTATGGGAAGATACCGCTTATAGTAAAAGATCCCGGTGAAACCGAGGATCTCAATAAAGGTAAATCGACTCCTTTTACCATTATGAATCCGGTTACGAACAATATAGAAACATTTGATATCGGTGGA
- a CDS encoding helix-turn-helix transcriptional regulator: protein MDNPFHNIDIRLGSIESTLLKIVKKNDSSESESLVLNADQYIDQKRVSELLGVSTVTIWDWERKGLLKSYRIGNLKRFKLSEVMDAPQPIKRTFRASKLNITDNV, encoded by the coding sequence ATGGATAATCCGTTTCACAACATAGATATTCGATTGGGTAGCATCGAATCTACACTTTTAAAGATCGTTAAAAAGAATGATAGCTCCGAGTCTGAGAGCCTTGTACTTAATGCTGATCAATACATAGATCAAAAAAGAGTTTCCGAGCTTTTAGGTGTATCCACGGTTACTATATGGGATTGGGAAAGAAAAGGTTTGCTGAAATCTTATCGAATTGGTAACCTAAAAAGATTTAAGCTTTCTGAGGTAATGGATGCGCCTCAACCAATAAAACGCACCTTTAGAGCTTCAAAATTAAACATCACAGACAATGTTTGA
- a CDS encoding site-specific integrase has product MAINKHVRFYIRNKKGTTPQPIYLSFYIDKLNRLFYPTGVKVHPKHWDSKMDKVKNVAMPEMTVDNKHVHEIAGYQQATKDNVNLYFSYLRTVVDKALSDALVGRISITKEYLEKALDDYNNPVIEPDTISFFQFIEKFINDLETGKRMLDGNKIADPKTVQRYKTAKNSLIEFEKHEQIKIMFDSWTEELWNTYISYLTFVKNFRINNIGFYQKQVKILLKAARKAKLYTVGDWLDDVKILAENPVDVYLNKKELALIEEKDLTGNERLDRVRDLFLIGCYTGFRISDWKQVKKSNIRITEAGNHFIEIFPEKGNATPPSTNLYPVVSRILDKYQDVLPTISEQKFNEYIKELCKLVGIKDEVTTRYIIAGRVKVEKFEKHTQISSHTARRSFATNMYLDGVEPYLIMKATGHSSAANFKKYLKLDNSGAVDAIADHKSKKS; this is encoded by the coding sequence ATGGCAATTAATAAACACGTCAGGTTTTACATTCGGAATAAGAAAGGCACAACTCCTCAGCCAATTTATTTATCATTCTACATTGACAAGTTGAACAGGCTATTTTATCCTACTGGTGTAAAGGTGCATCCCAAACATTGGGATAGTAAAATGGACAAAGTCAAGAATGTCGCTATGCCAGAAATGACCGTAGACAATAAGCATGTTCATGAGATTGCCGGATATCAGCAGGCTACTAAGGATAATGTTAATTTGTATTTCAGTTACCTACGAACAGTGGTAGATAAGGCTTTAAGTGATGCGTTAGTAGGCAGGATATCAATTACCAAGGAATATCTTGAAAAAGCTCTTGACGATTATAATAACCCGGTTATTGAGCCTGATACAATTTCCTTCTTCCAATTCATTGAAAAATTTATCAATGACCTGGAAACTGGTAAACGGATGTTGGATGGTAATAAAATTGCAGATCCGAAAACGGTTCAGCGATATAAGACTGCTAAAAATAGTTTGATCGAATTTGAAAAGCACGAGCAAATCAAAATAATGTTTGATAGCTGGACAGAAGAATTATGGAATACCTACATTTCATACCTGACATTCGTCAAAAATTTCAGAATCAATAATATCGGGTTCTATCAAAAGCAAGTAAAAATTTTACTTAAAGCAGCTCGTAAAGCAAAATTATATACGGTGGGCGATTGGTTGGATGACGTTAAGATATTGGCTGAAAATCCCGTAGATGTTTATTTGAACAAAAAAGAGTTGGCACTTATTGAGGAAAAAGACTTGACTGGCAATGAAAGGTTAGATCGTGTAAGAGATTTATTCTTGATTGGGTGCTATACTGGGTTTAGAATTTCAGATTGGAAACAAGTAAAGAAAAGTAATATAAGAATCACAGAAGCCGGAAATCACTTTATCGAGATATTTCCGGAAAAAGGCAATGCTACGCCGCCCTCAACTAATTTATATCCGGTTGTTAGTAGAATTCTTGATAAGTACCAGGATGTACTTCCGACTATAAGCGAACAAAAGTTCAATGAATACATCAAAGAGCTTTGCAAGCTTGTAGGAATTAAAGACGAGGTAACTACCAGATATATAATTGCAGGACGTGTCAAAGTTGAGAAATTTGAAAAACATACTCAAATAAGCAGCCATACTGCTCGCCGGAGCTTTGCAACAAATATGTATCTCGATGGCGTGGAACCATACCTAATAATGAAGGCAACCGGTCACTCCTCGGCTGCAAACTTTAAAAAGTACCTTAAACTGGATAATTCAGGGGCAGTAGATGCTATAGCGGATCATAAATCTAAAAAATCTTAA
- a CDS encoding ISAon1 family transposase N-terminal region protein codes for MDKILNALQESYQALVRFLLPEGILDYFELSKIVEGLTGLNIYLEEKNLPPTEYNDQKLESKGFLPEVYIQDFPIRNQKVTLCIKRRRWEVKATGGIISRDWNLVQQGTRMTKEFADFLKAMY; via the coding sequence ATGGATAAAATATTGAACGCATTGCAAGAGTCTTACCAAGCCCTAGTTCGCTTCCTGTTACCCGAGGGTATCTTGGATTACTTCGAACTTTCTAAAATCGTGGAAGGTCTTACGGGACTGAACATTTATTTAGAAGAAAAAAACTTACCTCCTACCGAATACAATGATCAAAAACTAGAGTCCAAGGGCTTTTTGCCGGAAGTATACATTCAGGACTTTCCGATTCGTAATCAAAAAGTTACGCTCTGTATTAAGCGTCGTCGCTGGGAGGTCAAAGCTACTGGCGGGATCATCAGCAGAGATTGGAATTTGGTGCAGCAGGGGACTCGGATGACTAAAGAGTTCGCTGATTTTTTAAAAGCAATGTATTGA
- a CDS encoding ISAon1 family transposase: MDNHPVSCSQLGKYFHLDGKQLQEQYKNHISNYKDWDQREHAAEWLLYPENAGPYLSIDETSLSNGELYTIVTNKAAKGRKGSLLAMVKGTQAASVIEVLRKIPRRIRSKVREVTLDMAANMGMIVSRCFPKASKVIDRFHVQKLAYDAVQEVRIKYRWEALDQENQAIEAAKQANLPYQPEILGNGDTLKQLLVRSRYLLFKHYDKWTASQIQRSRLLFERYPLINQAYQLATGLGTIFRTGKTKEQAFKKLALWYNIVEDCALDSFKTVGRSIQTHYLDILNFFNNRSTNASAESFNAKIKAFRASSRGVRDIPFFLFRLTKLYA; encoded by the coding sequence ATTGATAATCATCCTGTAAGTTGTTCTCAGCTAGGCAAATATTTCCATTTAGATGGTAAACAACTTCAAGAGCAGTACAAAAATCATATCAGCAATTATAAGGATTGGGATCAACGCGAACATGCGGCAGAATGGCTTTTGTACCCTGAAAATGCCGGTCCGTATTTAAGCATCGACGAAACGTCACTTTCCAATGGTGAACTATATACAATTGTAACTAATAAGGCCGCAAAGGGCAGAAAAGGTTCTTTGTTAGCAATGGTAAAGGGTACGCAAGCGGCATCAGTGATTGAGGTTTTGCGAAAAATACCCAGGCGCATTCGCAGTAAAGTACGTGAAGTAACCTTGGATATGGCCGCCAATATGGGAATGATCGTAAGTAGATGTTTCCCGAAAGCATCAAAGGTTATTGACCGTTTTCATGTCCAGAAATTGGCTTATGATGCGGTTCAGGAAGTTAGAATCAAATACAGATGGGAGGCATTGGATCAGGAAAATCAAGCTATTGAAGCTGCAAAGCAAGCTAATTTGCCTTATCAACCTGAAATTCTTGGCAATGGTGATACGCTTAAACAACTATTGGTAAGAAGCCGGTACTTACTTTTCAAGCATTACGACAAGTGGACTGCTTCGCAAATTCAGCGTTCCAGACTGCTGTTTGAGCGTTATCCACTTATTAATCAAGCCTACCAGTTAGCAACAGGGTTAGGGACGATTTTCCGGACTGGTAAAACCAAAGAACAAGCCTTCAAGAAGTTGGCACTTTGGTATAATATTGTCGAAGATTGCGCGCTTGATTCTTTTAAAACTGTCGGAAGATCTATTCAAACCCACTATTTGGACATCCTAAACTTCTTTAACAACAGAAGTACGAATGCTTCTGCTGAATCTTTCAATGCCAAAATCAAGGCTTTTAGGGCATCTTCAAGAGGTGTTCGGGATATTCCATTCTTCTTATTCAGGCTTACTAAATTATATGCTTAA
- a CDS encoding NACHT domain-containing protein yields MDIITFENPIIEKDLERPVPMAGQGYPYNQIANPRRFEELIYSICKAKISDNGFDDFDAVSLMSGVADKGRDCALFKKGKAHGVIQCKMYTTHYSKENFGLEITKFVLYSLLDERLIYDNEDFIYYIMVSNDFTADCKDFIDDFQNNIQTELNLNRWVQKNLSAPTLASLGLRDRIEEVKSILGSIQVRKIVPQDIDVYLNEPACSKLIPLFFQVRTVTDNSEIASLRNLLIKELTPDEIIKELDAGSIGLKSESNEFEGIQHSHIERDETAELLQWIVAEPVRNSEGKPLNICLLSGQAGYGKTVILRDLYHEISKQNIPVLGLKADKLYSYTISDLKKNIGLSIPLYDFFERSRRYFPLTVILVDQMDALSQSMSSDRSFLNVYKSLIDNFVGKENIKIVISVRTADLQYDPSLRVYKNVKTVTAKLLNESQVLEQLLKIGIVKENFSQKLLELLKTPNHLNVFSRIALNNNNSFQAATVQELYFELWNSKVINLSSQIRVEPARVKEVLYYIADKMYESQRITVAVRRFEDYNNELKYLESELLIKQEGKQLQFFHQSFYDFVYSKQFVEKENDLVEYIIEAEQSIHIRSAVKMILGYLRDFNPDLYIRTVDRILWDDQILFHIKHILLSTILSQDDPTQQEKKVILKAFRESIYFATLFFEQARGHAWFELSNENSLLNFFKKAEPVAIESIWIDALAQELAYLRFVCIGFLRNCLLSENISAAWEFTKDIKDQSILRNILFSCENWSNPISYELLNYCSDFEDIDSFAYYHVLDNIAKTDPEFVLKKVRNSLFSHYKSDKRAREYEEGALLKNLAKSIPEKLFPILFDIIRPDIEKTIIVEEDILSDFKYRSIDLDDDHLERGEFLYRLLAICLRSSAELKATSFNDFLNIHKKSDYYSILRLLVFALTGSEEGYKAEIFELFNYFIEFRCKDFHSRLGFEMRVLLGQSFSFFTKHQIDISLRKIEQIVDTNEIYYYKDPDSKKRKFHSFWGQTKYQWILQIPEEFLVINNSLRRSFLELKRKFPKYRDTAPGGMRSGGIFSPIPMEAHRYMSKTNWIDSFRKYNRQRDQSSHDFFKGGLDELASAFQTVVKENPSIEKLHIIITSINDPNIDIKYSIYGLRGWSESKGDLTQAIPLFKQLLDKDHEPFIRDLVSIASNLIGEESDDVVIVNFLVKTALRFNESYHKLNIDQEEGTSIRKLITVGSNTPYGSALRALVHVKDKELKDLIFNTFEKIFYEGPNEAKAAALFQFAYLMNLDRDRAFDLFASSVNLEIDIQVLASGIWSFHYMGNYNFGGLDTAYRKLAVSQDLGHEDSHFLFIQLYGAYLHEQPNADSLLYMLLDNNKHSCSGAVNDIVKHYNLFPEAKNKNNFLLDYVLDKSVEEDYERLNWSFLHADNLELDDIHLFLRKYVQSRYFTITEYFLDYLTLQCTRSPLIAIELFELAMNNKGGNVDKRFGFGSDNSSIKFIVGAFNALNENDDVSKNQRQKLLVLFDKVLLDYRFKNNAEKILDQAKFLGVVKHII; encoded by the coding sequence ATGGATATAATTACGTTTGAAAATCCAATAATTGAAAAAGATTTGGAAAGGCCCGTGCCAATGGCAGGGCAGGGATATCCATACAATCAAATTGCCAATCCTCGTCGATTCGAAGAGCTGATTTATAGTATTTGTAAAGCTAAAATTTCTGACAATGGTTTTGATGATTTCGATGCGGTAAGTTTGATGTCGGGTGTAGCAGATAAAGGACGAGATTGTGCACTTTTTAAAAAAGGAAAAGCGCATGGTGTAATCCAGTGTAAGATGTACACCACTCATTACAGCAAAGAGAATTTTGGATTAGAGATTACCAAATTTGTACTTTACAGTTTACTTGATGAACGGTTGATTTATGATAACGAAGATTTTATCTATTATATCATGGTGTCAAATGATTTTACTGCTGACTGCAAGGACTTTATCGATGACTTCCAAAATAATATTCAAACCGAATTAAATTTGAATCGTTGGGTTCAAAAAAATCTTTCGGCGCCTACTCTTGCGTCACTCGGATTGCGTGATCGAATAGAAGAGGTAAAGAGTATACTTGGCTCCATTCAAGTGCGGAAAATTGTTCCTCAGGATATTGATGTGTATTTAAATGAGCCAGCCTGTTCTAAATTAATACCATTATTTTTTCAAGTTCGAACTGTAACCGATAATTCTGAGATAGCCAGTTTAAGGAATCTTTTAATTAAGGAGTTGACACCAGATGAAATCATAAAGGAGCTTGACGCAGGTTCTATTGGATTGAAAAGTGAAAGTAATGAATTTGAGGGTATTCAACATTCTCATATTGAGAGAGATGAAACAGCAGAATTATTACAATGGATTGTAGCAGAACCAGTCAGAAACAGTGAAGGCAAGCCATTAAATATTTGTTTACTTTCAGGGCAGGCAGGATATGGGAAGACTGTCATTCTAAGAGATCTTTATCACGAGATTTCAAAACAGAATATTCCAGTTTTAGGGCTTAAAGCTGATAAGTTGTATTCCTATACAATTTCAGATTTGAAAAAAAATATTGGTCTTTCAATTCCGTTGTATGATTTCTTCGAAAGAAGCCGTAGATATTTTCCTCTGACCGTAATATTGGTTGATCAAATGGATGCTTTATCTCAGTCGATGTCATCGGACAGAAGTTTTCTCAACGTATATAAATCACTTATTGATAATTTTGTTGGTAAAGAGAATATTAAAATCGTCATTTCTGTACGAACTGCCGATTTACAATATGATCCATCTCTCAGAGTGTATAAAAATGTTAAAACGGTTACTGCTAAACTTCTCAATGAATCTCAGGTATTAGAACAATTGTTGAAAATTGGGATTGTTAAAGAAAATTTTTCACAGAAGTTATTAGAACTACTTAAAACACCGAATCATTTAAATGTTTTTTCCCGGATAGCATTAAATAATAACAATAGCTTTCAAGCTGCAACTGTACAGGAGTTATATTTTGAACTTTGGAATAGCAAAGTCATAAATTTATCAAGTCAAATTCGAGTTGAGCCGGCCAGAGTAAAAGAAGTGCTATATTATATAGCTGACAAGATGTACGAATCACAGCGTATAACTGTTGCCGTACGTCGTTTTGAAGATTATAATAATGAGTTAAAGTATTTGGAAAGTGAGTTATTGATAAAGCAAGAAGGAAAACAACTGCAATTCTTCCATCAGTCATTTTATGATTTTGTCTATTCAAAACAATTTGTTGAAAAGGAAAATGACTTGGTTGAATATATAATTGAAGCCGAACAATCAATACATATTCGATCAGCGGTAAAAATGATATTAGGTTATCTTAGAGATTTTAATCCTGACTTATATATTAGAACTGTTGATAGAATTCTTTGGGATGATCAAATTCTGTTTCATATTAAACATATTCTACTATCCACAATCTTGTCACAAGACGATCCCACACAGCAGGAGAAAAAAGTTATATTGAAAGCTTTCAGAGAATCCATTTATTTTGCGACTTTATTTTTTGAGCAAGCCAGAGGTCATGCTTGGTTCGAATTAAGTAATGAAAATTCATTACTTAATTTTTTTAAAAAGGCAGAGCCAGTAGCAATAGAAAGCATTTGGATAGATGCATTGGCGCAAGAATTAGCCTATTTAAGATTTGTTTGCATTGGCTTTCTCAGAAATTGTTTGCTAAGTGAAAATATATCGGCGGCCTGGGAATTTACAAAGGATATTAAAGACCAGTCTATACTAAGAAATATCTTATTTTCTTGTGAAAATTGGAGTAACCCAATTTCTTATGAGCTTTTGAATTATTGTTCTGATTTTGAAGATATCGATTCCTTTGCATACTATCATGTACTAGATAACATAGCGAAGACAGATCCCGAATTTGTGTTAAAAAAAGTCAGAAACTCATTATTTTCGCATTATAAAAGTGATAAGCGAGCAAGAGAGTATGAGGAGGGAGCACTACTCAAAAATCTTGCAAAAAGTATCCCGGAAAAATTGTTTCCTATTTTGTTTGATATTATTCGTCCGGATATTGAGAAAACAATAATTGTAGAGGAGGACATACTAAGTGATTTTAAATATCGGTCGATCGATTTGGACGACGATCATTTGGAGAGGGGAGAGTTTTTATATCGTCTTTTGGCAATATGCCTCCGCAGCTCGGCCGAATTAAAAGCTACTAGTTTTAATGACTTTCTTAATATTCACAAAAAGTCTGATTACTATTCCATTTTACGATTGTTGGTTTTTGCTCTAACCGGTAGTGAAGAAGGATATAAAGCCGAGATTTTTGAGCTATTCAATTATTTCATAGAATTTCGTTGTAAAGATTTTCATTCCAGACTTGGGTTTGAAATGAGAGTACTTTTAGGACAATCATTTTCTTTTTTTACAAAACACCAGATTGACATTTCTCTTAGAAAAATTGAGCAAATTGTTGATACAAATGAAATTTATTACTATAAAGACCCAGATTCTAAAAAACGTAAATTCCACTCATTCTGGGGACAGACAAAATATCAATGGATTTTGCAGATACCGGAAGAGTTTTTAGTCATAAATAATAGTCTGAGAAGATCTTTTCTGGAATTAAAGAGAAAGTTTCCAAAATATCGTGACACTGCACCGGGAGGGATGAGGAGTGGAGGGATTTTTAGTCCCATTCCAATGGAAGCTCATAGGTATATGAGTAAGACAAATTGGATTGATTCGTTTAGGAAGTACAACAGACAGCGAGATCAATCAAGTCATGATTTTTTTAAAGGAGGACTAGATGAACTAGCATCTGCATTCCAGACTGTTGTTAAAGAAAATCCCTCGATTGAGAAATTACATATTATTATAACCTCAATTAATGATCCAAATATTGATATCAAATACTCAATATATGGCCTTCGGGGATGGAGTGAAAGTAAGGGGGATCTAACTCAGGCAATTCCATTATTTAAACAGTTATTAGATAAGGACCATGAGCCATTTATTCGGGATCTAGTTAGTATTGCTTCCAATTTAATTGGAGAGGAAAGTGATGATGTAGTCATTGTGAATTTTCTGGTAAAAACAGCCTTACGGTTTAACGAGAGTTATCATAAATTAAATATAGATCAAGAGGAAGGAACGTCAATTAGAAAATTAATTACAGTAGGGAGCAACACACCTTACGGCTCAGCGCTGCGTGCGTTGGTGCATGTTAAGGATAAGGAATTGAAGGATTTGATTTTTAATACCTTTGAGAAAATATTTTATGAGGGACCTAACGAGGCTAAGGCAGCGGCGCTATTTCAGTTCGCATATTTAATGAATTTGGATCGGGATAGAGCTTTTGATCTATTTGCTTCAAGTGTCAATTTGGAAATAGACATACAGGTGCTCGCCTCTGGTATATGGTCATTTCATTATATGGGAAATTATAATTTTGGTGGGTTAGATACAGCTTACAGAAAATTAGCAGTTTCACAGGATCTTGGTCATGAGGATAGCCATTTTTTGTTTATTCAATTGTACGGAGCCTACTTACATGAACAGCCCAATGCAGATAGTCTGTTGTACATGCTTTTGGATAATAACAAACATAGTTGTTCCGGTGCAGTTAACGATATTGTAAAGCACTATAATCTATTTCCAGAGGCCAAAAATAAAAATAACTTTCTGCTTGATTATGTTCTTGACAAATCTGTAGAGGAAGACTATGAGCGGTTGAATTGGAGTTTTCTACATGCAGACAATCTTGAATTAGACGATATCCATTTATTTCTTAGGAAATATGTTCAGTCAAGATATTTTACCATTACCGAATATTTTCTGGACTATCTTACCCTGCAATGCACCCGATCTCCTTTAATAGCAATCGAATTATTTGAGCTTGCGATGAATAACAAAGGTGGAAATGTAGATAAACGTTTTGGTTTTGGTTCTGATAATTCGTCTATAAAGTTTATTGTGGGAGCTTTTAACGCACTTAACGAAAACGACGATGTCAGTAAAAATCAACGACAAAAACTTCTTGTATTATTTGACAAGGTTTTGTTAGATTATCGATTTAAAAATAACGCTGAGAAAATATTGGATCAAGCTAAATTCTTGGGGGTAGTTAAGCATATAATTTAG
- a CDS encoding RidA family protein: protein MDINQEKNIAPILPLSKALVANGFLFISGQIGSAGGNLVTTSFADEVKQVLTNIETVLTEHNLTFDHIVSVTIYLNDMRLFDELNLVYGPYFKNRFPTRTCIAVAGLPKLARVEMTTVASLVLE from the coding sequence ATGGATATCAATCAGGAAAAAAACATCGCACCCATATTACCTCTTTCCAAAGCTCTGGTAGCTAATGGTTTTCTATTTATTTCAGGCCAGATCGGATCAGCTGGCGGAAATTTGGTAACTACATCGTTTGCGGATGAAGTAAAACAAGTGCTGACCAATATTGAGACGGTACTAACCGAACACAATCTCACTTTTGATCACATTGTCAGCGTTACTATTTATCTTAACGATATGAGATTGTTTGATGAGCTGAACCTTGTGTACGGTCCTTATTTCAAAAACCGCTTCCCTACACGTACTTGTATTGCGGTTGCCGGTTTGCCCAAACTTGCGCGTGTGGAGATGACGACGGTGGCTAGTTTGGTGCTGGAATAG
- a CDS encoding winged helix-turn-helix transcriptional regulator, with protein sequence MLKRQRFGITHAKMGIISRKIQAEQTGELEGNGIVKREDFKEVPPSVEYSLTEIVLSYCRF encoded by the coding sequence GTGCTAAAAAGGCAAAGATTTGGAATCACCCACGCCAAAATGGGGATCATTAGCCGGAAAATCCAGGCCGAACAAACGGGGGAACTGGAAGGAAATGGTATTGTAAAAAGAGAAGATTTCAAAGAAGTGCCACCGAGCGTGGAGTATTCTTTGACAGAAATTGTTTTGAGTTATTGCAGATTTTAA
- a CDS encoding helix-turn-helix domain-containing protein → MKTNLECQVAGFQSSDIKLKGFKVHEITGPSYPSLFYGRRDFYKIVLATGHFKICYGDQTFNINDTFLFFGNPHIAYSNEHLSPEQKGYACVFTERFIGSRERTDSLLNSSIFRFDGNPIIPLNNEQAAFISSLFQRMQAVYSGEYDKKAEMLRSFIDIIVHEALRIQPQNELKQKNAAGRMTYLFMELLEKQFPIETAADPLRLRTAQDFAESLSVHVNYLNRSVKEITGKPISLHIAERIASEAKALLLHTNWSVADIAYALGFEYPSYFNNYFKRITDLTPNTFRKSKEKV, encoded by the coding sequence ATGAAGACAAATCTAGAATGTCAAGTTGCGGGATTCCAAAGTTCTGATATAAAATTGAAAGGCTTTAAAGTCCATGAGATTACCGGGCCATCCTATCCTTCACTTTTTTATGGCAGACGGGATTTTTATAAAATCGTTCTGGCGACGGGACATTTTAAAATTTGTTATGGCGATCAGACATTTAACATCAATGATACTTTCCTGTTTTTTGGCAATCCGCACATCGCATATTCCAATGAACATTTATCTCCTGAGCAGAAAGGATATGCATGTGTTTTTACCGAGCGCTTTATTGGAAGCAGAGAACGGACCGATAGTCTTTTAAACAGCTCAATATTTCGTTTTGACGGAAATCCCATTATTCCTTTGAACAATGAACAGGCAGCTTTCATTTCCTCTCTTTTTCAAAGAATGCAAGCTGTATATAGCGGAGAATATGACAAAAAGGCCGAAATGCTCAGAAGTTTCATAGATATTATTGTTCATGAGGCACTGCGGATTCAGCCACAAAATGAACTGAAACAGAAAAATGCCGCCGGAAGAATGACGTATTTATTTATGGAATTATTGGAAAAACAATTTCCAATAGAAACAGCGGCAGATCCGCTACGATTAAGAACTGCCCAGGATTTTGCCGAAAGTCTGTCCGTGCATGTCAACTATCTTAACCGCTCTGTAAAAGAAATTACCGGCAAACCAATTTCCTTACATATCGCCGAACGTATTGCGTCAGAAGCGAAAGCACTCTTGTTGCATACCAATTGGAGCGTTGCGGATATTGCTTATGCGTTAGGCTTTGAATATCCAAGCTACTTTAATAACTACTTCAAAAGGATTACCGACCTTACTCCTAACACTTTCAGGAAGAGTAAAGAAAAAGTATGA
- a CDS encoding alpha/beta hydrolase family protein, whose amino-acid sequence MKEGKLNEQEVVDITHHQAVNAPSAVLSVSPVIISAPERGEDIQLRVSAPITGNQLPVIIFAHGYGSSLDGYAPLVNFWAANGFVVIQPTFLDSRTLALSPEDPRTPLIWKFRVEDMKQILDNLDFIEDSVLGLKGRLDRDRIAAVGHSFGSQTTGMLLGARIIAPDGSLGEDMSDPRIKAGILLTPAGKGGKDLSPFAAEHYPFMNPSYAEMTTPALVIAGDKDISPLTIRGWDWFTDAYTLSPGADWLVTLFDGEHLLGGISGYLVTETSDENPERVAAVQQLSLAYLRSALYPEDSSWATARKEFNERSNPIGKIEGK is encoded by the coding sequence ATGAAAGAAGGAAAATTAAATGAACAGGAAGTAGTCGACATAACGCATCATCAGGCGGTAAATGCGCCAAGCGCAGTTCTATCTGTAAGTCCTGTTATAATTTCAGCTCCGGAACGCGGGGAAGATATACAATTGCGGGTTTCCGCGCCAATAACCGGAAATCAATTACCCGTTATTATTTTCGCACATGGCTACGGCTCTTCACTGGATGGTTACGCCCCACTGGTTAATTTCTGGGCAGCCAATGGTTTTGTCGTAATTCAACCCACTTTTCTTGATTCAAGAACGCTGGCGCTCAGCCCCGAAGATCCGCGCACGCCTTTAATATGGAAGTTTCGTGTTGAGGATATGAAACAAATTCTGGACAATCTGGATTTTATTGAAGATTCTGTCCTGGGACTTAAAGGTCGTCTGGACCGTGACCGTATTGCTGCGGTCGGACATTCTTTTGGATCGCAAACGACAGGGATGTTGTTAGGTGCACGGATTATTGCGCCTGACGGAAGTCTGGGCGAGGATATGTCTGACCCGAGAATTAAGGCTGGGATACTTCTTACTCCGGCGGGGAAAGGAGGGAAAGACCTAAGTCCGTTCGCCGCAGAGCATTATCCTTTTATGAATCCAAGCTACGCAGAAATGACTACACCGGCCCTTGTGATTGCCGGGGATAAAGATATTTCGCCGCTCACTATCCGGGGATGGGATTGGTTTACCGACGCCTATACTTTGAGCCCGGGCGCAGATTGGCTGGTAACTTTATTTGATGGCGAACATTTGCTAGGTGGAATTTCCGGATATCTCGTTACCGAAACAAGTGACGAAAATCCTGAGCGCGTTGCCGCAGTACAGCAACTTTCGCTGGCATATCTTCGCAGTGCACTGTATCCAGAAGATTCTTCCTGGGCGACAGCACGGAAAGAATTTAATGAACGCTCAAATCCGATCGGTAAGATTGAAGGAAAATGA